The sequence AATCACTTTTTCTATCTTTCTTCCAGCCAGACGCTTTTCGACATTCTCAATCTGTGCCTGTGTCTGCTGCAGCTGTCGCACATATTCCTCAATCTCTTCCCGATATCTTTCCTGACATTCTTTACTTAACAATGCCTTTCTCACTTCTTCCCGGTTCAAAAATCCTTGCTGTTTTAGTTCCTCTTCCAGATATGTGCGGGCATTTTTCAATGCCTCTTCATTACCTGTCTTTGTGCCCTGCAAAATCTGCCATACTTCTTCACTTTGTTTCAGTAAATTCTCCGCCTCTTCTTTTTTGCGCTTTGCCTCCTGGTATATCTTGCGCAGGTTCGAAAGGCTGTCTTCCAGTGTCTGCAAATAAACTTCCGGATTCGTCTCTGTCCCAATCTTTGCCCGAATCTGCTCTTGCTTTTGTGTCACTTTTTCTTTTAGCGGGATAAGCAGAATCTCCAATTGTCTTGTCTGTTGCTCCTTATTTTTCCATTCCTCCTGAGCTCTACCTAATATCTGCTCAACTTCTGTTTGCTGTCTATATATGCGATTTCGCTCAATTTCCAGTCTTTCTCTTTCCTGATCCAGATTTCGCACACGCTCTCTTTCTGCTTTCAAACTTTGAATACCATATGCTAAAAGCTCTTCCTGCAAAGAATCTTTTTTCTCTTCCATCTCCTTTGCAATCGCCGCTGTTTTTTCCTCAAGCTCCTTGTATTCTTCCTGTGCTGCAAGGAGAAGGCTCTGCTTCACTTGATATTCCTGCTCGGCTGCTTTATAAACGCTCTCCCGGTTCTCAATTTGCTTTCTTAATGTCTCTAGTTTTTCTAAGTCAACGCTTTCCTGTCCTTTTTCTTCCCCACCGTCATTTTCTTCATATACAAAATGACGAGAACCACAGACCGGACAAGGCTCTCCTCTTTTGAGTTTTTTCCTCAGATTCAAAATCTGAGTCTGCTCCATATCTTTATTGAACTCGGCTTCCTCTTCTTTCCAAAGTTCCAGCTGCTTTTCGAGAACCGTCATCTTTTCTTTCAGTGCGACAATCTCCTGCTTTTGTACCTGCAACTGCACTTTCTTCTGGTCTGTCTTCTGCTCTTTTTCCTTTCGCTCCCTCAAAATGCCGGTCAGTTCATTGTAGCGCAGCGTAAACTGTTCCAACGCCTCCCTGTATTCACTTGTGATCATACGCCGGCTCAGCATTTCTTCTGTTTTTCGCAATTCTTCTGTCTGTGACTCTTTTTTCAGCTGGGTCTTTTGTACCTTTTCTTTGAGCGATTGCTCCTGTGTTCTGCTCTCATTCCACAATGCTTCGCTGCAGTTCTGCTCTTTTTGCAATTGCGGCAGTTCCCGATAATCCTTTAGCGCTTCTTTTGCCCGCTCAATCGAGGAGAGAAGTCCTGACTCTTTTGACTCTTTTTCTGTCTCCAGCTTGGAAAAATGTTTCTTTCTTACTTTGACATCTTCTTTCCGTTTTTCATACCGCGCCGTCTCTTGTTCCAATTTCTGCAAAAGTTCTGTTTCTTTGTCTTCCAGTTCAGTCACCGAACGAAGAATAGGCATGACATGCCCTGCTTTATCAGACAGCGTCAGGCTCCTTTTTTTCTCTTCAATGATTTGTTCCTTTTCAAAAAGCATTTTCTCTTTCTGCTTTAATAACTGCTGTTCTTCTTGAAGATTCCATATTTCTTTATAAATTTCTGCCTCTTTACAACGTTCCCGCAATGCCTTTTCAAGCAACTCAATCTCCGTCTGATAGTTATCTTTTCGCTCCCGTGCATCTCTTAGCTCTTCCTCACTACAGTCTCCGTAGACCTCCGCCTGTCCGCAGAGTCTTGTGTGCTCTGACTGCTCTTTTTTGATTGCAGAGGCGATGCGCTCCTCCAGACGCACACCATACTCCTCCAAACGAAAGAGGCGCTCTAAGATTTCTCTTCGGTCTTTTCCACTCACCTTTAAAAATTCACTGAATTTCCCTTGTGGCAAAACAACCGTCCGCATAAAGTCATCTGCAGTCAGACCGATAATCTCCACACATGCACGATCCACACCTGTCACAGATTCTTCTAATACAGTCTCTCCATCTGTCACATCCAAAAGTCTGCATTTTCCGGATTTTGTCCCTTTTTCACCTGCTTTAAACTCACGCTCCACCCGGTAACGCTTTACCTGCGCCGCAGTAATCTGAAATTCATAACTCACCAGCGCACTCTTGCAATTTTTATTGACAAACTCATTCGTTCCCCGTGACATTGCCTTCATTCCGTAAAGTGCAAGAATCATTCCATCTAAAATTGTGGATTTCCCACTTCCCGTAGGACCAAAAATTCCAAAAAAGCCTTGTTTCGTCAGTTTTTCAAAATCAATTGTCTGCTCCTCCACAAAACTGTTCAGCCCTTTGATCTTTAATTTAATCGGTCTCATGCGGCTCCTCCTCTTCACATAGTTTCAGCAGCATATCCCGCGTCTCTTCAGACATCTCCACACCACGTTCCCGTCTGTAAAATTCTGCAAACACTTCCGGAAACGGACGATCCTTCCACGATGTCTCTGCCTCTTCCGTGTCTTTTTCCCGCAAGATCGGGTGGATTTCCAGGATATCCTTTTTCGTCTGCTTCATCTTCTTGATCTCATCTTCCAAAATGGCGCGCTCTGTCTCAATTTCCAAGTACACCCAGCAGTTCTTGTCCCGGTTCTCCTCACAGACCATGATTGCCTCCGATATACTCGTGCATCTCCACACCTCGATTGGTTTGTACTGTTTTAATTCGATCGGCTCAACTTTAACCGGTTCGCCCTTTCTGATATCCACACACAGCACTTGTTTTGGGTAACGTTCTTCTCCTTTCCGATACTCGATCGGTGAACCGGAGTAGCGAATATTCGGGTGTCCCGGAACACTTTGCGGTCTGTGAATATGCCCAAGTGCCACATAATCTGCAAGCTTCGGAAAAATATCCGGATCTGCCAGATAACTTCCTCCAAGCTGTATGCTTCTTTCAGAACCTTCTTCCAAACTATCCATTACAAACAAATGAGAGACGATGATATTGACCGTCTCTTCTTCAAACTGATCTGCCAGTCTGTCAAACAGACACCTCAGCCTCTCATTATACGTTTCCAATTGTATTTCTTCCGATTCCATCTCCGAATGAAGTACCTCTTCCAGCCTTTTCTCACTTGGAAACGGCACGGTCAAAACGACCGCTTGCTCAGATTTTCTCTCAATCTTAATGTATCCTTCTCCACTTCTGCAGACCTTCCAGCTTCCATACTGCCCTTTTGGAATCACCGTCTTTGGTGTTCCCACCATGATGATTCCATGCTCCATCGCAAGCGGTGTCGCCGACACAAGACGCTCCGGGTTATCATGATTGCCCGCAATCACAATCGTAAGTCTTCTGCCTCCGTCTGAAATCTTTTTCAGTGTATCATAAAACAACTGTTCCGCTTTCGCCGGTGGATTCGAGGAATCATAGATATCGCCGGCAATCAGAACAACATCTGCATCTCTTTCTTTCACGATATTCACAAAATCCTCTAAAAACAGTTCTTGTTCCTCCAACCGGCTGTGACCTTCAATATGTTTTCCGAGATGCCAGTCTGCTGTATGTATCAGTCTCATATACCCTCTCCTTATACAGATAAAATGCGAATCAATTGTTTTGGCTGAAACAGCGGCAGCCTGTCAAACAGTTTTTCAAGCCTCAGCAGATTAATATCAGAATGTTCAATCTCTCTGGAGTAACGGTGCGCCACATCTACAAAATCCATAAACGTAAACGCCTCCTGTTTTTCCTGCCAAACTGCCTGCGCCAATTCCTGAATCAATATAGTACTGACCACAGCTGTCTGCATCTTTCCAAGAATGTGATCATCATAGACCGCTCCGCAGAAATAAGTAAACACAAAGTATACCATCAATTGCTCCAGCAGACACGACCACACATCGTAGGAAGCACTTTTTAATCCAATCGCTTTGTGGAATGCCTTACGCCTTTCTAGATATTCCCGCTGTCCTTCTCCAAACAGAAGCCTTTCCGCCTTTCTTACATACTCCGGCCAATCTTCCTTCAGCACTTCCAACTTGGAAAATGTGCGGAACATCTTGCGCATCTCACTGCAATATTCATTCTCGCCCATTGGATCTTCCCCGATCTGTTTTTGCATTTCAAGCAAAGAATCCATCTCTCCGAAATCTTTCAACAACTCATCAATCTGGAATAATTCTCCATGATCCACCGCAATCTGGATCTCTTTTGAAAGATTTAAGACCATTCCCATACGTACACAGATATCAACTTCCCTGTTCTGCAGCATCTTAAGAATTGCCTCTCGTGCATCCATCAATTTTGTAAATAACAGAAAATCAAACTCTTCATCTTCTTCATCCTCGGTGTCATCTTCCATCGTAATAAACTGAACCGGATCCTTACATCCTAAAATAATCTTCGCCGCCTCAATACAAGACAGCGACAGAGAGCCTTCCCGCAGACCGTCAAACTCCTCCATATGTCTCGGATAATTTCTGCACGTGTCACACAACATCTCCTCGCCGCCCTCCAAATGCAGATCACAGAGATTTTCTTCATTCAAGAATGCACATCTTTTCTCATACTGTTGGAAACTTCCTTCCTCCCAGTCGATTGAATTGTGAAGGCGGTTTCCCAAAGCCCCCTCTGTATTTTTATATTTTTCTAATGATTTCTCATCAATCATAATCGCCCATCCTGCACAGCAGGTATCCACACATTCTGCTGCTGTACAGCGAAATTGTTCAAAATAATGTGGTATTGTATATTTCATAACGTGTCCTTTCTATTTTTCACCATTTAGTGTATGCCGACGCTAGTATTATACAATAAAACAGGCTTTTTCGCTACTAACGCCGCTAAAATTCTCTGGTCAGCAGCGTGTTGTCCTCCAAAAGTTCTTCCACGGTTTCAAATCCAAGCTCCTCTAGCAGCTTTCGTACATAAGGATTTTCAAGCGGCGTCTGGTAGATTGAGTTTTTTGCATACTCGTCCACATACCGCTTCCCTTTTTCACTGTCTATGATTGCTTTCGGACCTCCCACACAGCCGCCAACGCATCCCATCCCCTCAAAAAAATTCGCATCTGTCTCTTTATTTTGAATGCGCCTCATCATCTCCATACACTCTTTTGTTCCATTCGCCTGTTCACAGCGAACACCGATCTTTCCATCCGGCGAAAGCTGCCGCACCATCTCCTCCACTGCCTGACTCACTCCGCCTGTACGAGCATACAGCCTGCCTGCTTTCGAAGCATGTTCTTTTTCCTCCTCAGGAAGTTCTTCCAAAGAAATCTCTGCCGCATCAAATATATCCTGCATTTCCTGAAAGGTGAGCACATAATCCACCGCATCAGCAATATCAGGCTCTTTTGCCTCTTTTTTCTTTGCAAGACAAGGACCTGCAAATATCGTCACCGCATCCGGATGGATTCGCTTCAAAAACCGTCCGCAGGCAACCATCGGAGAGACTGCCCCTGGAACATGCGGTAATAATTCGTGATACCTCTTTCGGATCATTGCGATCCAAACCGGACAGCAACAGCTTGTGAGCTGAAAATCGCCCGGCTCTCTGACATGTCGTTCAAACTCCAGCGCTTCTTTCAGTGTCAGAATATCTGCAAACAATGCCACCTCCACCATTCCGGTAAATCCAAGCGCTTTGCACGCACTTCTTAATTTTCCCGCCGTCACATGCCCGCGAAACTGTCCGGAAAATGCCGGAGCAATCATCAGATAAACAGGACCACTTGCATTTCGCACCGCTCTCATCGCCGGAAGCACATCTTTACTTGCTGCAAGATGATTGGATTTACATGCGTCTATGCAGGCTGCGCACCCCTCACAACGTGACGGATTGATAAAAAGCTCTCCTTCTTTTCCTGTCTCAATCGCATCAAATATGCAGCTTTTCTGGCATGCTCTCTCGAAACAATCTGCGCATGTATCCGTCGAAATAACAGGGGCGTATTCTTCCGGATACAAAAGACAATCCAGATGCTTTGGATCATATTCCTTCGGCAGCGGCTCCTCCACCGAAACTTTTTGCCGCAGCAAATCTTCGTATAATTGCTGAAATGTTTTCATAGGATTTCCTCTCTTTTCTGATCATAATGCTATTATGAGCAAAAAAGCTTCGTTTTATCACACTGCCACAATTGTTTTAATAATCCCCATCTGTCTTTCCTGCTTCTTATGCCTTGATCGCCCATCTCATCTTCGTTGATTTCGCCCGGCTGTTACGGACACATTCCTTTGCAGACGGTCGGATGACATCATTTGCAATCTCACTGTAAACACCGGCCTTTTTCCACTCTTTGAATGCCTTCTTCACAATTCTGTCTTCCCCGGAATGGAATGTTAAAATCGCCACTTTACCACCACTTTTCAGAGCGCTTGGGAGCTTTTCCATCAATGCATACAACACTTCAAACTCACTATTTACATCGATTCGAAGTGCCTGAAAAGTTCTCTGGCATGACTTTTTCACTGCCTCTTTCCGTTCTTTCTCCGGAATGAACGAAAGCGCCTCCTCTATCGTCTCATACAATTTAGTTGTCGTGTCAATCATTTCTCCCTGTCTGAGTTTTTTCATAACCTGCTGTGCAATCTCTGCCGCATATGGTTCATCCGAATTCTCCACAAGCATTCCTTCCAATTCGTCTTCCGTCACATTTTTTAAGCGTTCTGCGGCAGATTCTCCCTTTTCCGGATTCAGACGCAGATCCAAAGATCCTTCGCTTTTGTATGTAAATCCTCTATCCGGATTGTCAATCTGCATGGACGATACTCCGAGATCTGCAAGAATAAAGTCAAACGGTCCGGCTTCTTCGACAACCTGATCAATGTCGGCAAAATTCAAATGACGGATAGAAAGCATCTCTTCTCCGTATCCAAGGTTCTTCAAACGTTCTTTTGTCTTCACCGACTCAATCGGATCAATGTCGAGCGCATACAGATGCCCTTCACCTTTGAGACATTTTAACATTTCCAATGTGTGACCGCCATATCCAAGGGTTGCATCCAACCCTTTCTGTCCCGGTTCTATCTGGAAAAAATCCAAAATTTCTTTTACACAGATAGAAATATGCATCCCGGCGGGAGTCCCGCCCTTTCCGATTACTTTTTCAACGGTCTCCGGATATTTTTCCGGATTCAGCTCTTTATACTTTTCTTTATAACTTCTTGGGTGGGTGCCTTTATAACGCACTCGCCGTTTATGTTGTTTTTCCTGATTTTCCATATATTCTCCTTTGTCTGTTTTATTTTTGTCCCGATAAAAACCGGAAGATCATTCCAAGATATCCTCTTAAAATCTTCTCATCTGCTCCCCATATCTCATGTCTTGTCCCAGGTACCCGCACAAGCTTTGCATATGTATTTCCATTTTGGTTCAATTTTAATATAAACCGTACCTGTTCCTTTTTCGATACCAAATGATCATGTTCTGACTGAAATAAGATAACCGGTATTCGAATCCGTCTGACTCCATCTCTTTGAAGATCCCTGTTCAGACATGCTGCCGCATGAAGCCAGCCATACGATGCCGCATTCATCTGAAACAACGGCTCCTTCTCTTTCTTTGCCCGATAATATTCATAGCGAACTCTTGAGGTGGACGAACTATTTTCAAACCTTCTCGGTCCACTGTAAGGCTTCTGTCCTGCCACATACCGCTTTGCCTGCCCTGCTTTACAAAAAGCTGTCGCAATCGTTCGCGCATCATGCCACGGTACTTTCCCGCTCAAAGGACGTATCATAGGCGAAGACAGGACCAGTCTTTCGAATAATTTCGGCTTCGCTGCCACTGCGGCTGCTGCAATACCGCCTCCCATAGAATGCCCGAACAGATATAGTTTTAGATTTTTATGCTCTTTTTTCGCTGTCCTTGCCACAAATAAAAGATCTGCCACATACCGCTTGTAAGAATCCACATGTACAAGCGACGGATCCTCCACCAGACGATAACTGCGTCCATGCCCACAGTGCTCCGGTATATACACATGATATCCGCCTCTCAGAAAATAGTAGATCAACTCCTTGTACTTCTCGCTCGTCTCCGTAAATCCATGCGAGATTAAAACAACTCCTCTCGCCTTCTTTGCCTGATAACACCTTACATAAATCTGTTTCCCGTGCTCTCTTTCAAGCCACAGCTCCCGCTCTTTAGAATGCAAATACGGCTCTACAACATGTTCCATCTGTTCCTGATAGTCCTGTTCTTTTAAAATACCATTTTTCATCGCATGTCTCTCCTTCCTGCTTATTTGATCTCATACATATAAAGTTCATGCAGCGCCCTCGTCGCACAGATATATCTCGCCTGCTTTGCAAGTGCATCCTCTCTGCCAGGACAGACAGCAAATACCTGATCGAATTCCAACCCTTTTGCAAGGTAAAAGGTTGTCACCGTCAGCCCTTTTCGAAAAGTAGAGCTGTCCCTGTCAATATAGGCAGCCTCTCTCCCACGATGCTTCAGTTCCTCATAGACTGCTTTTGCCTCCTCCTCAGTAAATGTAAGTACAGCGGCAGTCTCAAACGCATCTTCCGCAAGGCGCAGTTCCTGTTCCAATGCATCCAGCGCATCCTCTTTCCTTTCAAAAACTGCTTCGGTCACTTCTTTTCCATGCCGTTCAAACAACTCCAGATCCTGAATTCCGGTAATTGCTCCTGCATATGCTGCAATCTCCATCGTATTTCGATAGCTTTTGTTCATCACAATTTTCTTTACCTGTTTCCCAAATATGCCCGGCAAAAATGTCAGCACGTCCTGTTCTCTGTCGTCCATCGTCTGCGCTCTGTCCCCAAGAATCGTCATATTACAAGAAAACAGCTGTTTCAGAATATAATATTGCAGATAAGAATAATCCTGCATCTCATCGATGACCAGATGTTTGATCTTTTGCCTTGACGTTTTCTGCTGCAGACGATATTTCAAATACAGCATCGGATATACATCTTCATACGGAAGGGTTCGTTTCTCGTAAGACCTTTCCGGAAGGGTTGGATACCCTGCCTCCTCAAGCAGCCAATTATAAATCTCATAAAGATCTCTTGTCACATACATCCCCATAAATCGGTTTTTGAGTATCTCACATTCTTCTTCCGACACTGTCCGGTCATAGAGTGTCTCATACTCATCAATCACATATTCCATCACCGCATCCATACGCGACAATAGAGGCACATCTTGAAACTTAAAATAAAACAGCTCAATCAGCTCCTGCTCTGTCTTTTTTAACCCTTTCCATTCTATCTCGGAAAAATCCATCAATTCATCTTCCAGCCCCGCCAAAAATCCTTCTGTCTGACCGATAAATTCTGCTGACTGCTTCTGTCTGTACCTCTCTTCTTCCTCGTCTGTCATCCACTTTAACTGCCGTTCAATCTGATGGTATCTATCCTCACAATCAGAGACTACATGTTTGAGTTCTTTATATGCAAACAGATCAAAACTCATCTCCTGTATATTTTCCTCTCCAAGTTCCGGCAGAATGTGCGAGATATAATCTGCAAACACACTATTCGGAGAAAGAATCAAAATATTTGAAGATTTCAAATGTTCTCTGTCGTGGTATAACAGATATGCGATCCGGTGAAGTGCCACCGAAGTTTTCCCACTTCCTGCTGCCCCCTGAATGATGAGAATCTTGTCTTTTG comes from Coprococcus phoceensis and encodes:
- the fliB gene encoding flagellin lysine-N-methylase, with product MKYTIPHYFEQFRCTAAECVDTCCAGWAIMIDEKSLEKYKNTEGALGNRLHNSIDWEEGSFQQYEKRCAFLNEENLCDLHLEGGEEMLCDTCRNYPRHMEEFDGLREGSLSLSCIEAAKIILGCKDPVQFITMEDDTEDEEDEEFDFLLFTKLMDAREAILKMLQNREVDICVRMGMVLNLSKEIQIAVDHGELFQIDELLKDFGEMDSLLEMQKQIGEDPMGENEYCSEMRKMFRTFSKLEVLKEDWPEYVRKAERLLFGEGQREYLERRKAFHKAIGLKSASYDVWSCLLEQLMVYFVFTYFCGAVYDDHILGKMQTAVVSTILIQELAQAVWQEKQEAFTFMDFVDVAHRYSREIEHSDINLLRLEKLFDRLPLFQPKQLIRILSV
- a CDS encoding AAA family ATPase: MRPIKLKIKGLNSFVEEQTIDFEKLTKQGFFGIFGPTGSGKSTILDGMILALYGMKAMSRGTNEFVNKNCKSALVSYEFQITAAQVKRYRVEREFKAGEKGTKSGKCRLLDVTDGETVLEESVTGVDRACVEIIGLTADDFMRTVVLPQGKFSEFLKVSGKDRREILERLFRLEEYGVRLEERIASAIKKEQSEHTRLCGQAEVYGDCSEEELRDARERKDNYQTEIELLEKALRERCKEAEIYKEIWNLQEEQQLLKQKEKMLFEKEQIIEEKKRSLTLSDKAGHVMPILRSVTELEDKETELLQKLEQETARYEKRKEDVKVRKKHFSKLETEKESKESGLLSSIERAKEALKDYRELPQLQKEQNCSEALWNESRTQEQSLKEKVQKTQLKKESQTEELRKTEEMLSRRMITSEYREALEQFTLRYNELTGILRERKEKEQKTDQKKVQLQVQKQEIVALKEKMTVLEKQLELWKEEEAEFNKDMEQTQILNLRKKLKRGEPCPVCGSRHFVYEENDGGEEKGQESVDLEKLETLRKQIENRESVYKAAEQEYQVKQSLLLAAQEEYKELEEKTAAIAKEMEEKKDSLQEELLAYGIQSLKAERERVRNLDQERERLEIERNRIYRQQTEVEQILGRAQEEWKNKEQQTRQLEILLIPLKEKVTQKQEQIRAKIGTETNPEVYLQTLEDSLSNLRKIYQEAKRKKEEAENLLKQSEEVWQILQGTKTGNEEALKNARTYLEEELKQQGFLNREEVRKALLSKECQERYREEIEEYVRQLQQTQAQIENVEKRLAGRKIEKVIYEEAVTNCEMLDREKREKEEILIATRQEIKRMEEHLKQQSEIRKVISEIEHRLAILEDLRSVTRGKRFVEFLATERLRYISKSASKRLYEITNGNYELEINEDGEFIIRDNKNGGVRRQTATLSGGETFVTSLALALALSAEIQLKGTAPLELFFLDEGFGSLDDMLLDIVMESLEKIHNDHLKVGIISHVESVKARVPIRLMVTPAETGVSGSRVNIEYS
- a CDS encoding alpha/beta fold hydrolase, with the translated sequence MKNGILKEQDYQEQMEHVVEPYLHSKERELWLEREHGKQIYVRCYQAKKARGVVLISHGFTETSEKYKELIYYFLRGGYHVYIPEHCGHGRSYRLVEDPSLVHVDSYKRYVADLLFVARTAKKEHKNLKLYLFGHSMGGGIAAAAVAAKPKLFERLVLSSPMIRPLSGKVPWHDARTIATAFCKAGQAKRYVAGQKPYSGPRRFENSSSTSRVRYEYYRAKKEKEPLFQMNAASYGWLHAAACLNRDLQRDGVRRIRIPVILFQSEHDHLVSKKEQVRFILKLNQNGNTYAKLVRVPGTRHEIWGADEKILRGYLGMIFRFLSGQK
- a CDS encoding HelD family protein, whose amino-acid sequence is MDDNMSIDGTLFLEQLTEKLKYRIEELDVVISEGQKDVESMHEYYWENYTEMDEYGYENYDNQQALLRQVNANQDKLLLKHRFEKMLDSPFFGRVDFIYDGEDEAESFYIGIGNFAERTGSVPLVYDWRAPVSGLFYDFDQGPASYEAPLGTIEGEIVSKWQYKIRNGKMIYGFESDVKIDDEILKQELGSNGDVQLKNIVRTIQKEQNAIIRNTKDKILIIQGAAGSGKTSVALHRIAYLLYHDREHLKSSNILILSPNSVFADYISHILPELGEENIQEMSFDLFAYKELKHVVSDCEDRYHQIERQLKWMTDEEEERYRQKQSAEFIGQTEGFLAGLEDELMDFSEIEWKGLKKTEQELIELFYFKFQDVPLLSRMDAVMEYVIDEYETLYDRTVSEEECEILKNRFMGMYVTRDLYEIYNWLLEEAGYPTLPERSYEKRTLPYEDVYPMLYLKYRLQQKTSRQKIKHLVIDEMQDYSYLQYYILKQLFSCNMTILGDRAQTMDDREQDVLTFLPGIFGKQVKKIVMNKSYRNTMEIAAYAGAITGIQDLELFERHGKEVTEAVFERKEDALDALEQELRLAEDAFETAAVLTFTEEEAKAVYEELKHRGREAAYIDRDSSTFRKGLTVTTFYLAKGLEFDQVFAVCPGREDALAKQARYICATRALHELYMYEIK
- the rsmH gene encoding 16S rRNA (cytosine(1402)-N(4))-methyltransferase RsmH — encoded protein: MENQEKQHKRRVRYKGTHPRSYKEKYKELNPEKYPETVEKVIGKGGTPAGMHISICVKEILDFFQIEPGQKGLDATLGYGGHTLEMLKCLKGEGHLYALDIDPIESVKTKERLKNLGYGEEMLSIRHLNFADIDQVVEEAGPFDFILADLGVSSMQIDNPDRGFTYKSEGSLDLRLNPEKGESAAERLKNVTEDELEGMLVENSDEPYAAEIAQQVMKKLRQGEMIDTTTKLYETIEEALSFIPEKERKEAVKKSCQRTFQALRIDVNSEFEVLYALMEKLPSALKSGGKVAILTFHSGEDRIVKKAFKEWKKAGVYSEIANDVIRPSAKECVRNSRAKSTKMRWAIKA
- a CDS encoding [Fe-Fe] hydrogenase large subunit C-terminal domain-containing protein; amino-acid sequence: MKTFQQLYEDLLRQKVSVEEPLPKEYDPKHLDCLLYPEEYAPVISTDTCADCFERACQKSCIFDAIETGKEGELFINPSRCEGCAACIDACKSNHLAASKDVLPAMRAVRNASGPVYLMIAPAFSGQFRGHVTAGKLRSACKALGFTGMVEVALFADILTLKEALEFERHVREPGDFQLTSCCCPVWIAMIRKRYHELLPHVPGAVSPMVACGRFLKRIHPDAVTIFAGPCLAKKKEAKEPDIADAVDYVLTFQEMQDIFDAAEISLEELPEEEKEHASKAGRLYARTGGVSQAVEEMVRQLSPDGKIGVRCEQANGTKECMEMMRRIQNKETDANFFEGMGCVGGCVGGPKAIIDSEKGKRYVDEYAKNSIYQTPLENPYVRKLLEELGFETVEELLEDNTLLTREF
- a CDS encoding exonuclease SbcCD subunit D; this translates as MRLIHTADWHLGKHIEGHSRLEEQELFLEDFVNIVKERDADVVLIAGDIYDSSNPPAKAEQLFYDTLKKISDGGRRLTIVIAGNHDNPERLVSATPLAMEHGIIMVGTPKTVIPKGQYGSWKVCRSGEGYIKIERKSEQAVVLTVPFPSEKRLEEVLHSEMESEEIQLETYNERLRCLFDRLADQFEEETVNIIVSHLFVMDSLEEGSERSIQLGGSYLADPDIFPKLADYVALGHIHRPQSVPGHPNIRYSGSPIEYRKGEERYPKQVLCVDIRKGEPVKVEPIELKQYKPIEVWRCTSISEAIMVCEENRDKNCWVYLEIETERAILEDEIKKMKQTKKDILEIHPILREKDTEEAETSWKDRPFPEVFAEFYRRERGVEMSEETRDMLLKLCEEEEPHETD